A region from the Kribbella shirazensis genome encodes:
- a CDS encoding AAA family ATPase, with translation MAEGELTLDEVSALSRQVLERVGQAVVGKGEALELVLAGILAGGHVLLEDYPGLAKTLAARSFAQALGLEFRRVQFTPDLLPSDVTGAFVYDQKESEFVFRPGPIFTGLLLADEINRTPPKTQAALLESMQEHQVTVEGQTFPLPAPFHVLATANPVEYEGTYPLPEAQLDRFMLRIGFGYPTPAEEWEVLRRRMSRRREDQTVEAVTDAAGLLAAQRTVETVTVDDTVGQYCVDLAAATRRDSQVLVGASPRGSLALLLTARAYAVIRGRDYVVPEDVKAVAVAALAHRITVRPELWLHEVTGATVVRTVLGSVPTPPTVAVA, from the coding sequence GTGGCTGAGGGTGAGTTGACGCTCGACGAGGTGTCCGCGCTGAGCCGGCAGGTGCTGGAGCGGGTCGGCCAGGCCGTGGTCGGCAAGGGCGAGGCGCTCGAGTTGGTACTGGCGGGCATCCTGGCCGGCGGCCACGTGCTGCTGGAGGACTACCCGGGCCTGGCGAAAACGCTGGCCGCGCGGTCGTTCGCGCAGGCACTCGGGCTGGAGTTCCGGCGGGTGCAGTTCACGCCGGACCTGCTGCCGTCGGACGTGACCGGCGCGTTCGTGTACGACCAGAAGGAGTCCGAGTTCGTCTTCCGGCCGGGGCCGATCTTCACCGGCCTGCTGCTGGCCGACGAGATCAACCGGACACCTCCGAAGACGCAGGCCGCGCTGCTGGAGTCCATGCAGGAACACCAGGTCACGGTCGAGGGGCAGACGTTCCCGCTGCCCGCGCCGTTCCACGTGCTCGCGACCGCGAACCCGGTGGAGTACGAAGGCACCTACCCGCTTCCCGAGGCACAGCTCGACCGCTTCATGCTGCGGATCGGCTTCGGCTACCCGACTCCCGCGGAGGAGTGGGAGGTGCTGCGGCGCCGGATGAGCCGTCGTCGGGAGGATCAGACGGTGGAAGCGGTGACCGATGCGGCCGGCCTGCTCGCCGCCCAGCGCACGGTCGAGACGGTGACCGTGGACGACACGGTCGGTCAGTACTGCGTCGACCTCGCCGCAGCGACCCGTCGGGACTCGCAGGTGCTTGTCGGCGCCTCGCCCCGTGGTTCGCTGGCGCTCCTGCTGACTGCGCGTGCGTACGCGGTGATCCGGGGCCGCGACTACGTCGTACCGGAAGATGTGAAGGCGGTCGCGGTGGCCGCGTTGGCCCACCGGATCACGGTGCGCCCGGAGCTGTGGCTGCACGAGGTGACCGGCGCGACGGTGGTGCGGACCGTGCTCGGCTCGGTCCCGACGCCCCCCACCGTCGCAGTGGCATGA
- a CDS encoding DUF4129 domain-containing protein: protein MQTQRRGALAMVSVLLVGIVVAGFVVLASAGGPVGPVSESTRSISPRPLPTFTQNQSAPSAPTATPTRQLEPTETPAWLKALWQAVVYLAIAALVVFLGLVIFRILRRVRLPQAEPEDADWERMKTARLAEAVDSGLAQIDSGTATDAVIACWVALEEAAASAGVPRDPSETPAEFTVRVLGIGGISEPQLIGLGELYREARYSTHGSSEQARTEARAALRRLRDELAHVRPADVEAST from the coding sequence ATGCAGACGCAGCGTCGGGGCGCGCTCGCGATGGTCTCCGTGCTGCTCGTGGGGATCGTGGTGGCCGGCTTCGTCGTGCTCGCGTCCGCGGGCGGGCCGGTCGGCCCGGTCAGCGAGAGCACGCGGAGCATCAGCCCGCGGCCGCTGCCGACGTTCACGCAGAACCAGAGCGCGCCGTCGGCTCCGACCGCGACCCCGACGCGGCAGCTCGAGCCGACCGAGACGCCGGCGTGGCTGAAGGCGTTGTGGCAGGCGGTCGTCTACCTGGCGATCGCGGCCCTGGTGGTCTTCCTCGGCCTGGTGATCTTCCGGATCCTGCGACGGGTCAGGTTGCCGCAGGCGGAGCCCGAGGACGCGGACTGGGAGCGGATGAAGACCGCGCGGCTGGCCGAGGCGGTCGACAGTGGTCTCGCGCAGATCGACAGCGGTACGGCGACCGACGCCGTCATCGCGTGCTGGGTGGCACTGGAGGAAGCGGCCGCGTCGGCGGGCGTACCGCGGGATCCGTCCGAGACGCCCGCCGAATTCACCGTCCGGGTGCTCGGCATCGGCGGGATCTCGGAGCCGCAGCTGATCGGGCTGGGCGAGCTGTACCGCGAGGCGCGGTACTCCACCCACGGCTCGAGCGAACAGGCCCGCACCGAAGCACGCGCAGCCCTCCGACGACTCCGCGACGAGCTCGCGCACGTTCGCCCGGCAGACGTGGAGGCCAGCACATGA
- a CDS encoding GNAT family N-acetyltransferase encodes MAIEIGKFTGTWEELLELLDMAFSSPWSDEQYEVERQIWDQDRSIVASEDGQLVGHTAAFPQLLTVPGGQLPTAGVTMVGVRPTHRRRGILRDLMRTQLTDIHEAGQEPLAALTASEPVIYPRFGYGLASDHQEIVVPKASRALRPVAGIDEVRIRYVDVHESLERCAELRNKLALETPGMFQHDERWQQYTIRDNLTTSTTNASKLRCVVAERDGELTGFAHYRTKRAEKGYVDVQRVHAVDVASHAALWRYLLEPDLLSQTHCEMLASDDPLLDLLLDPRAPGAITRDGLWLRLVDVGRALASRTYARDIDVVIEVIDDFLPWSAGRWHLTGGPDGAACESVTRDADLTLDVRDLGAVYLGKPSLERLGRAGLVAEHKPGALSATSEALSTSRLPFLDTGF; translated from the coding sequence ATGGCGATCGAGATCGGGAAGTTCACGGGTACCTGGGAAGAGTTGCTGGAGTTGCTGGACATGGCGTTCTCGTCGCCGTGGAGCGACGAGCAGTACGAGGTGGAGCGGCAGATCTGGGACCAGGACAGGTCGATCGTCGCGTCCGAGGACGGTCAGCTCGTCGGCCACACCGCGGCGTTCCCGCAGCTGCTGACGGTGCCGGGCGGACAGCTGCCGACGGCGGGCGTCACGATGGTCGGCGTCCGGCCAACGCACCGGCGGCGCGGAATCCTGCGCGACCTGATGCGCACGCAGCTGACGGACATCCACGAGGCGGGCCAGGAGCCGCTGGCGGCGCTGACCGCGAGCGAGCCGGTGATCTACCCGCGGTTCGGGTACGGCCTGGCGTCCGACCACCAGGAGATCGTCGTCCCCAAGGCGTCTCGCGCGCTGCGCCCGGTGGCCGGCATCGACGAGGTGCGGATCCGGTACGTCGACGTACACGAGAGCCTGGAGCGCTGTGCCGAGCTGCGGAACAAGCTCGCGCTGGAGACGCCGGGCATGTTCCAGCACGACGAGCGCTGGCAGCAGTACACGATCCGGGACAACCTCACGACCAGCACCACGAACGCGTCGAAGCTGCGGTGCGTCGTGGCCGAGCGGGACGGCGAGCTCACCGGGTTCGCGCACTACCGGACGAAGCGGGCGGAGAAGGGGTACGTCGACGTACAGCGGGTGCATGCGGTCGACGTGGCGTCGCATGCCGCGCTGTGGCGGTACCTGCTCGAGCCCGACCTGCTCAGCCAGACGCACTGCGAGATGCTTGCTTCGGACGATCCGCTGCTGGATCTGCTGCTGGACCCGCGGGCACCGGGTGCGATCACGCGGGACGGGCTGTGGCTACGGCTGGTCGACGTCGGTCGCGCGCTCGCGAGCCGGACGTACGCGCGCGACATCGACGTCGTCATCGAGGTGATCGACGACTTCCTTCCGTGGAGCGCGGGCCGCTGGCACCTCACCGGCGGCCCGGACGGCGCGGCCTGCGAGTCCGTGACGCGCGACGCCGACCTCACGCTCGACGTTCGCGATCTGGGCGCGGTCTACCTCGGCAAGCCGTCGCTGGAGCGGCTCGGTCGCGCCGGTCTCGTCGCCGAGCACAAGCCCGGTGCGCTGTCCGCGACGTCGGAAGCGCTTTCCACATCCCGGCTTCCGTTCCTCGACACCGGCTTTTAG
- a CDS encoding CobW family GTP-binding protein has protein sequence MTARAKTPLSLLVGLSTTLREPVLEAMTDATTVVVAVGQEDLAGRGALSWRVQDTSGPIDTGEFTVGDDCGACQLIESLVPLLETLVARGHWDHVVLAAPPAMEARPLVSTLVSALPEIVVDTVTSVVDAVLLIEQLSGDELLAERGLALGLPDRRNVAELTARQIEYADVCVLANAHRSTAVERLEHLLVHLNPRTSVVTTDVAGVPNGPVARTGRFDFDAAEAWAGELASSDRVQPSGDGVTTVLWRSTRPLHPARLNDALEEIVDGVVRSRGVVWLANRPTQRVRWESAGYSASLGTLGEWSETEHLAECTVVATGMGLDPARLQAVLDACLLTESELAAPDWTDLDDPFAGVL, from the coding sequence ATGACCGCCCGAGCGAAAACCCCGTTGTCCTTGTTGGTGGGGCTGTCCACGACGTTGCGCGAGCCTGTCCTGGAGGCGATGACGGACGCCACCACAGTGGTCGTCGCGGTCGGGCAGGAGGACCTCGCGGGTCGCGGAGCGCTGTCCTGGCGGGTGCAGGACACGTCGGGCCCGATCGACACGGGTGAGTTCACGGTCGGGGACGACTGCGGCGCGTGTCAGCTGATCGAGTCCCTGGTGCCGTTGCTCGAGACACTCGTCGCACGCGGGCACTGGGACCACGTCGTGCTCGCCGCGCCGCCGGCGATGGAGGCGCGACCGCTCGTCAGCACGTTGGTGTCCGCTCTGCCGGAGATCGTCGTCGACACGGTCACCTCCGTCGTCGACGCCGTACTGCTGATCGAGCAGCTGTCCGGTGACGAGCTGCTCGCGGAGCGCGGCCTGGCGCTCGGGCTACCGGATCGCCGCAACGTCGCGGAGCTGACCGCACGCCAGATCGAGTACGCCGACGTGTGCGTGCTGGCCAATGCGCATCGCAGTACGGCGGTCGAGCGGCTCGAGCACTTGCTGGTCCACCTGAACCCGCGGACGTCGGTCGTGACGACGGACGTTGCCGGCGTACCGAACGGGCCGGTCGCGCGCACCGGGCGGTTCGACTTCGACGCCGCCGAGGCGTGGGCCGGCGAGCTCGCGTCGTCGGACCGGGTCCAGCCGAGCGGCGACGGGGTCACGACGGTGCTGTGGCGGTCGACGCGGCCGCTGCATCCCGCCCGGCTGAACGACGCGCTCGAGGAGATCGTCGACGGCGTGGTCCGCAGCCGCGGCGTGGTCTGGCTGGCGAACCGGCCGACCCAGCGCGTGCGCTGGGAGTCCGCCGGGTACAGCGCCTCGCTCGGCACACTCGGCGAGTGGTCGGAGACCGAGCACCTCGCCGAGTGCACCGTGGTCGCCACCGGCATGGGCCTCGACCCGGCTCGCCTGCAGGCAGTCCTCGACGCCTGCCTGCTCACCGAATCCGAACTGGCCGCCCCGGACTGGACCGACCTGGACGACCCCTTCGCCGGCGTCCTCTAA
- a CDS encoding aldolase/citrate lyase family protein: MNANDFARKVRSREKLVGYWITLDAPPAAERIARLGYDYVVLDGQHGLIGYQGLMTGLMAIDAGAAIGPRPTVGLVRVEANDPTPIGRALDAGATGVIVPLIDTADDVRRAVQAAKYPPVGARSFGPMRASLRIGPVPADSNDATVVLAMIETPLGLKNVAEICATPGLDGVYVGPSDLSLALGARFPGDPELEGPFEEAVELIARTAQEAGIAAGIHTFDGDSAKHRLEQGYSFATVASDVAHLEAVAAAHLATARS; the protein is encoded by the coding sequence GTGAATGCAAACGATTTCGCGCGCAAGGTCCGATCGCGGGAGAAGCTGGTCGGCTACTGGATCACGCTGGACGCGCCGCCCGCGGCCGAGCGGATCGCCCGGCTCGGGTACGACTACGTGGTGCTCGACGGCCAGCACGGTCTGATCGGGTACCAGGGCCTGATGACCGGCCTGATGGCGATCGACGCCGGTGCCGCGATCGGCCCGCGTCCGACGGTCGGCCTGGTGCGGGTCGAGGCGAACGACCCGACACCGATCGGGCGGGCGCTGGACGCCGGCGCGACCGGCGTGATCGTGCCGTTGATCGACACCGCGGACGACGTACGGCGAGCCGTGCAGGCGGCGAAGTACCCGCCGGTCGGGGCGCGGTCGTTCGGCCCGATGCGGGCGTCGTTGCGGATCGGCCCGGTGCCGGCGGACAGCAACGACGCGACGGTCGTCCTCGCGATGATCGAGACGCCGCTCGGTCTGAAGAACGTCGCCGAGATCTGCGCGACACCCGGTCTCGACGGCGTGTACGTCGGCCCGTCGGACCTCAGCCTCGCGCTCGGCGCCCGCTTCCCGGGTGACCCGGAGCTCGAGGGACCGTTCGAGGAGGCCGTCGAGCTGATCGCGCGGACCGCGCAGGAGGCCGGGATCGCAGCGGGCATCCACACCTTCGACGGCGACTCCGCGAAGCACCGCCTGGAGCAGGGCTACAGCTTCGCGACCGTCGCCTCCGACGTCGCCCACCTCGAGGCAGTCGCCGCCGCGCACCTGGCCACCGCCAGGTCCTGA
- a CDS encoding acyl-CoA carboxylase subunit beta, protein MTHDHWTEVKVAREATIAPPEKAAAKLASQNKLYVRDRIALLVDEGSFVEDAQLANALNAGLPADGVVTGRALVDGRPALLVANDPTVKAGSWGARTVEKIVRITEVALRDELPIFWLIDSAGARITDQVQLFPGRRGAGRIFHNQVALSGKVPQICCLFGPSAAGGAYIPAFCDVVIMVDGNASMYLGSPRMAEMVVGEKVTLEEMGGARMHTSVSGCGDLLASDDTEAIELAKQYFSYLPGSWRSRPPSYDASEPARDFTRDLVPAEESVGFDIHAVIDALVDADTFFEIKPAYAPELVVGFGLLAGQVVGIVANQPAVKGGVLFVDSADKAARFIWLCDAFNVPLVYLCDVPGFMIGSEVERAGIIRHGAKMITAVSEATVPTVSVIVRKAYGAGLYAMCGPGFSPDACVALPTAKIAVMGPEAAINAVYYNKIQEIADEGERVEYVSKLREEYETDIDILRLAADLVIDAIVEPENLRTDLIARLAAAQSKDRTFSHRRHGVPPV, encoded by the coding sequence ATGACTCACGACCACTGGACAGAGGTCAAGGTCGCCCGTGAGGCGACGATCGCGCCACCCGAGAAGGCGGCGGCGAAGCTGGCGAGTCAGAACAAGCTCTACGTCCGCGACCGGATCGCGCTGCTCGTCGACGAGGGCAGCTTCGTCGAGGACGCGCAGCTCGCCAACGCGCTGAACGCCGGCCTGCCCGCCGACGGCGTGGTCACCGGCCGCGCGCTCGTCGACGGCCGCCCCGCGCTGCTCGTCGCCAACGACCCGACCGTCAAGGCCGGCTCGTGGGGCGCCCGCACGGTCGAGAAGATCGTCCGGATCACCGAGGTCGCGCTTCGCGACGAGCTGCCGATCTTCTGGCTCATCGACTCCGCCGGCGCCCGGATCACCGACCAGGTCCAGCTCTTCCCCGGCCGCCGCGGTGCGGGCCGGATCTTCCACAACCAGGTCGCGCTGTCCGGCAAGGTCCCGCAGATCTGCTGCCTGTTCGGCCCGTCCGCGGCGGGAGGCGCCTATATCCCGGCGTTCTGCGATGTCGTCATCATGGTCGACGGCAACGCCTCGATGTACCTCGGCTCGCCCCGGATGGCCGAGATGGTCGTCGGTGAGAAGGTCACGCTGGAGGAGATGGGCGGCGCCCGGATGCACACCAGCGTCTCCGGCTGCGGCGACCTGCTGGCGAGCGACGACACCGAGGCGATCGAGCTGGCGAAGCAGTACTTCTCCTACCTGCCCGGCTCGTGGCGGTCGCGGCCGCCGTCGTACGACGCCTCGGAACCGGCCCGCGACTTCACCCGCGACCTGGTGCCGGCCGAGGAGAGCGTCGGGTTCGACATCCACGCCGTGATCGACGCGCTCGTCGACGCGGACACGTTCTTCGAGATCAAGCCGGCGTACGCCCCGGAGCTCGTCGTCGGCTTCGGGCTGCTCGCGGGGCAGGTGGTCGGGATCGTCGCGAACCAGCCGGCGGTGAAGGGCGGCGTACTGTTCGTCGACTCGGCGGACAAGGCGGCCCGGTTCATCTGGCTGTGCGACGCGTTCAACGTGCCGCTCGTGTACCTGTGCGACGTACCGGGGTTCATGATCGGCAGCGAGGTCGAGCGCGCCGGGATCATCCGGCACGGCGCGAAGATGATCACCGCGGTGTCCGAGGCGACCGTGCCGACGGTGTCGGTGATCGTCCGGAAGGCGTACGGCGCGGGGCTGTACGCGATGTGCGGACCGGGTTTCTCGCCCGACGCGTGTGTCGCGCTGCCGACGGCGAAGATCGCGGTGATGGGTCCGGAGGCGGCGATCAACGCCGTGTACTACAACAAGATCCAGGAGATCGCCGACGAGGGCGAGCGGGTCGAGTACGTCTCCAAGCTGCGTGAGGAGTACGAGACCGACATCGACATCCTCCGGCTGGCCGCGGACCTGGTGATCGACGCGATCGTCGAGCCGGAGAATCTCCGCACCGATCTGATCGCCCGCCTCGCCGCCGCGCAGTCCAAGGACCGGACGTTCTCCCACCGACGGCACGGTGTCCCGCCGGTGTAG
- a CDS encoding acyl-CoA dehydrogenase family protein, whose translation MFELSAEHQEFRRSVRDFAEAEIAPHAAEWDRKHYFPVEVVQKMGRLGLFGLTAPEEYGGAGGDFTSLCVAIEEISRVDQSMGITLEAAVGLGINPILTFGTDEQKATWLPDLVAGTKLAGFGLTEPESGSDAGATKTRAVLDNGEWVIDGSKQFITNSGSSITSCVTVTARTGEKPDGKPEISTIIVPSGTPGFTAEAAYDKLGWHASDTHPLSFVNCRVPEGNLLGERGKGFGQFLATLDDGRVAIAAVALGCIRACLEFSVQYAGERQTFGVPIGRKQGVAFQIADLKVMADAAELLVYRAAALKDAQAPRDEFKQAASVAKLYATESAVTATRIATQVFGGYGFMEEYPVTRFYRDAKILEIGEGTSEVQRMLIARSLGLPVE comes from the coding sequence ATGTTCGAGTTGTCCGCGGAGCATCAGGAGTTCCGGCGTAGCGTTCGCGACTTCGCGGAGGCGGAGATCGCGCCGCACGCGGCCGAGTGGGACCGCAAGCACTACTTCCCGGTGGAGGTCGTGCAGAAGATGGGGCGGCTCGGGCTGTTCGGGCTGACCGCGCCCGAGGAGTACGGCGGTGCGGGCGGCGACTTCACCAGCTTGTGCGTGGCCATCGAGGAGATCTCCCGCGTCGACCAGTCGATGGGGATCACGCTCGAGGCGGCGGTCGGGCTCGGGATCAACCCGATCCTCACCTTCGGCACCGACGAGCAGAAGGCCACCTGGCTGCCGGACCTGGTCGCGGGGACCAAGCTGGCCGGGTTCGGGCTGACCGAGCCGGAGTCCGGGTCGGACGCCGGCGCCACCAAGACCCGCGCGGTGCTCGACAACGGCGAGTGGGTGATCGACGGCTCGAAGCAGTTCATCACCAACTCGGGATCCAGCATCACGAGCTGTGTCACCGTCACCGCGCGCACCGGCGAGAAGCCCGACGGCAAGCCGGAGATCTCCACGATCATCGTCCCGAGCGGTACGCCGGGATTCACCGCGGAAGCGGCGTACGACAAGCTCGGCTGGCATGCCAGCGACACGCATCCGCTGTCGTTCGTGAACTGCCGCGTCCCGGAGGGCAACCTGCTCGGTGAACGCGGCAAGGGCTTCGGCCAGTTCCTCGCGACGCTCGACGACGGCCGGGTCGCGATCGCGGCCGTGGCGCTCGGTTGCATCCGGGCGTGCCTGGAGTTCTCGGTCCAGTACGCCGGGGAGCGGCAGACGTTCGGCGTACCGATCGGACGCAAGCAGGGTGTGGCGTTCCAGATCGCCGACCTGAAGGTGATGGCCGACGCGGCCGAGCTGCTCGTCTACCGGGCCGCGGCGCTGAAGGACGCTCAGGCGCCGAGGGACGAGTTCAAGCAGGCCGCCTCGGTGGCCAAGCTGTACGCGACCGAGTCGGCGGTCACCGCGACCCGGATCGCCACGCAGGTCTTCGGCGGCTACGGCTTCATGGAGGAATACCCGGTCACCCGCTTCTACCGCGACGCGAAGATCCTCGAGATCGGCGAGGGTACGTCGGAGGTCCAGCGGATGCTGATCGCCCGGTCGCTCGGGCTACCGGTGGAATGA
- a CDS encoding MerR family DNA-binding transcriptional regulator has protein sequence MSAQTWSIAELAAEYDVTLRTIRFYEDRGLLTPERRGTQRVYHPRDKVRLGLILRGKRLGFSLDEIAKIVDMYDAEPGEEGQLVYLLTQITHRRAELEQRRRDIDETLQELAEVETRCHTDLAALRNGQL, from the coding sequence GTGTCTGCGCAGACCTGGTCGATCGCCGAACTGGCGGCCGAGTACGACGTGACGCTGCGAACGATCCGGTTCTACGAGGACCGCGGCCTGCTCACCCCCGAGCGCCGCGGCACGCAGCGCGTCTACCACCCCCGCGACAAGGTCCGCTTGGGCCTCATCCTCCGCGGCAAGCGCCTCGGCTTCTCCCTCGACGAGATCGCCAAGATCGTCGACATGTACGACGCCGAACCCGGCGAGGAAGGCCAGCTCGTCTACCTCCTCACCCAGATCACCCACCGCCGCGCAGAACTCGAACAACGCCGCCGCGACATCGACGAAACCCTCCAGGAACTGGCCGAGGTAGAAACCCGCTGCCACACCGACCTCGCCGCTCTCCGCAACGGCCAGCTCTGA
- a CDS encoding DUF6891 domain-containing protein has protein sequence METYDNSLRATDDPDGIEEAREQILAWILPGFMNRAEVIEAATEYLEDEGRLTGQQVEQFVDELWRARLAEQQRWPDRTDADNVTAAFAELEAAGIVARMNFTCCQTCGSTEIFDERPADRPSTGYVFFHSQDAERLADDPAYLFLAYGAFDAPEHEWPARVTAVGEQVAGVLRAHGLPVTWDGSSGQRIQVGPLTWLNRLPEAVQDT, from the coding sequence GTGGAGACCTACGACAACTCGCTGCGGGCGACAGACGATCCGGACGGCATCGAGGAGGCGCGGGAGCAGATCTTGGCGTGGATCCTGCCCGGCTTCATGAACCGGGCCGAGGTGATCGAGGCCGCGACAGAGTACCTGGAAGACGAGGGTCGGCTGACGGGCCAGCAGGTCGAGCAGTTCGTCGACGAGCTGTGGCGCGCCCGGCTGGCCGAGCAGCAGCGCTGGCCGGACCGGACCGACGCCGACAACGTCACGGCCGCCTTCGCCGAGCTGGAAGCCGCGGGCATCGTCGCCCGGATGAACTTCACCTGCTGCCAGACCTGCGGATCCACAGAGATCTTCGACGAGCGTCCGGCCGACCGCCCGTCCACCGGTTATGTCTTCTTCCACTCACAGGACGCCGAACGTCTTGCCGACGACCCGGCGTATCTGTTTCTCGCGTACGGCGCCTTCGATGCACCCGAGCACGAGTGGCCCGCTCGCGTTACCGCGGTCGGCGAGCAGGTTGCCGGAGTACTCCGTGCTCACGGCCTCCCGGTGACGTGGGACGGTTCCTCGGGCCAGCGCATCCAGGTAGGCCCGCTCACCTGGCTCAACCGCCTGCCCGAAGCAGTGCAGGACACCTGA
- a CDS encoding sirohydrochlorin chelatase yields MTDLVAVAHGTADPHGLQVIHDLVREMARQRPDLPMSLGFVDLNLPDLRSLARRIATDAEDAVLVPLLLSSGYHVYVDIAAEAARYPSRVRAAAALGPDPILVEILADRLGDLSDVDQVVLAAAGSSDPRALADCETTAELLSCRIDRPVHVGYLSGAGTRLPAVLGTIPGRVAVATYLLAPGFFANHTRRLAGPRPVSAPLGPDPRLATLALQRYESALATAAEQRGVPAAV; encoded by the coding sequence ATGACCGACCTCGTCGCCGTCGCCCACGGCACCGCCGACCCTCACGGCCTCCAGGTGATCCACGACCTGGTGCGGGAAATGGCCCGTCAACGCCCGGACCTCCCGATGTCCCTCGGTTTCGTCGACCTCAACCTTCCGGATCTGCGCTCCCTGGCCCGCCGGATCGCCACCGACGCCGAGGACGCCGTCCTGGTGCCGCTCCTGCTCAGCTCCGGCTACCACGTGTACGTCGACATCGCTGCCGAGGCCGCCCGCTACCCGAGCCGGGTCCGCGCGGCAGCCGCGCTAGGCCCGGATCCGATCCTCGTGGAGATCCTCGCCGATCGCCTGGGCGACTTGTCCGACGTCGACCAGGTCGTCCTGGCCGCAGCCGGCTCCTCGGACCCGCGCGCCCTGGCCGACTGCGAGACAACCGCCGAGCTTCTCTCCTGCCGGATCGACCGCCCGGTCCACGTCGGCTACCTCTCCGGCGCCGGAACCCGCCTGCCCGCCGTACTCGGCACCATCCCGGGCCGGGTCGCCGTCGCGACGTACCTCCTCGCCCCAGGCTTCTTCGCCAACCACACCCGCCGACTCGCCGGCCCCCGCCCGGTCTCCGCCCCCCTCGGCCCCGACCCCCGCCTCGCCACCCTGGCCCTCCAACGCTACGAATCCGCACTCGCCACCGCCGCGGAGCAGCGAGGTGTCCCCGCGGCCGTCTAG
- a CDS encoding uroporphyrinogen-III synthase, translated as MTSRTGPLSGCTIAITAHRRAEDLIASFERRGAKVLHAPTLQIVPVADDHALLEATRRVIANPPDDVVVTTAVGFRGWVEAADTAGLAAELLGTLEQSRILARGPKARGAIRAAGLVEHWSARSETTIEVVEWLRAQGVSGRKIVVQLHGLSDPALQDALRSAGASVRGLEVYRWGPAPDPVVVERMISQVSAGTVDAVVHTSAPGAQAMLDAAALTGQYDELVSSLRTGRVLNACVGPVTAGPFVTLGLEPLVPDRYRLGALIRSVTDRLTDDNARSIETTFGQLVIRGGAAVLDGVVLPLGPGPRAVLAALVAAGGDVVSRPELLAVLPGAEDVHAVEVTVNRLRTAVGRPELVRTVVRRGYRLAVEPAGVAS; from the coding sequence GTGACCAGTAGGACCGGGCCGCTGAGCGGCTGCACGATCGCGATCACCGCGCATCGGCGCGCGGAAGACCTGATCGCGTCGTTCGAGCGGCGCGGCGCGAAGGTACTGCACGCGCCGACGCTGCAGATCGTGCCGGTCGCCGACGACCACGCGCTGCTCGAGGCGACCCGGCGGGTGATCGCGAACCCGCCGGACGACGTCGTGGTGACGACCGCGGTCGGGTTCCGCGGGTGGGTCGAGGCGGCCGACACCGCCGGGCTCGCGGCGGAACTGCTGGGCACGCTGGAGCAGTCGCGGATCCTCGCCCGCGGTCCGAAGGCACGTGGTGCGATCCGGGCGGCCGGGCTGGTCGAGCACTGGTCGGCGCGGTCCGAGACCACGATCGAGGTGGTCGAGTGGCTCCGCGCGCAGGGCGTGTCCGGCCGGAAGATCGTCGTACAGCTGCACGGGTTGTCGGATCCCGCCCTGCAGGACGCGTTGCGGTCGGCGGGGGCGTCGGTCCGGGGGCTGGAGGTGTACCGGTGGGGTCCGGCGCCGGATCCGGTCGTCGTGGAGCGGATGATCTCGCAGGTGTCCGCCGGGACCGTGGACGCCGTCGTCCACACGTCGGCGCCGGGTGCGCAGGCGATGCTCGACGCGGCGGCGTTGACGGGGCAGTACGACGAACTCGTGTCGTCGCTGCGGACCGGGCGGGTGCTGAACGCGTGCGTCGGTCCGGTGACGGCCGGACCCTTTGTGACGTTGGGATTGGAGCCGCTGGTGCCGGACCGGTACCGGCTCGGTGCGCTGATCCGGAGCGTGACCGACCGGTTGACCGACGACAACGCCCGCTCGATCGAGACGACGTTCGGCCAACTGGTGATCCGCGGTGGCGCCGCCGTTCTGGACGGCGTCGTACTGCCACTCGGTCCGGGACCGCGCGCCGTGCTGGCTGCTCTGGTCGCGGCCGGCGGTGATGTGGTCTCGCGGCCCGAGCTCCTCGCCGTACTCCCCGGAGCCGAGGACGTCCACGCCGTCGAAGTCACCGTCAACCGCCTCCGCACCGCCGTAGGCCGCCCCGAACTCGTCCGCACCGTAGTCCGCCGCGGCTACCGCCTAGCCGTAGAACCCGCCGGAGTCGCCTCATGA
- the nirD gene encoding nitrite reductase small subunit NirD: protein MSVATVGVCALEALLPERGVAALFGDTQIALFRTHDGQVFAIGNQDPYSGANVMSRGIVGSRGDVPTVASPMFKQVFDLRTGVCLDDPDVSLPVYPVSVVDGQVVVGSGDQ, encoded by the coding sequence ATGAGCGTCGCGACTGTTGGTGTTTGCGCCTTGGAGGCGCTGTTGCCGGAGCGTGGGGTCGCCGCGCTGTTCGGGGACACGCAGATCGCGTTGTTCCGCACGCACGACGGCCAGGTGTTTGCCATCGGCAACCAGGATCCGTACAGCGGGGCGAACGTGATGTCCCGCGGCATCGTCGGCAGCCGCGGCGACGTACCGACGGTGGCGTCGCCGATGTTCAAGCAGGTCTTCGATCTGCGCACCGGGGTGTGCCTGGACGATCCTGACGTGTCGCTGCCGGTCTACCCGGTCAGCGTCGTCGACGGACAGGTCGTGGTGGGATCAGGTGACCAGTAG